Below is a genomic region from bacterium.
AATGATATGAAAATAAGTTATGATTCATCGGTTGATGCTCTTTATATTCGTTTAATTGATGAACCTGAAGAGTGTGAGGTTATTAAAATTAATGACCAGGTGAGTATAAATATTGGCGAACATGAAAAAGTTGTTGGTATTGAAATATTGGATGCAAGTGATTTTTTGAAAGACTTTAAGAATAAGAAAATTATATTAGAGAATCTCGAAGCTGCATGAGGTGATTTGATCCACGATCCACATGTCCGGCTCCTGCCGGATGTGTCCGGCTACTGCCGGATTAGAGGATCAATTGGCGGATAAAATATTTTGTTTTATCCTTTATCATTTATCCTTTAACCCTCTGATTGTTGAATACTGAGGATGCGGAGCTGTTTTTTAATCTTAAGGAAAAAGGATAAAGGATAAAGTGAAAGAGGGGTGTTTTATCTTTTTGTTTTCTTGGCGTTCTTAGCGAGCGTTGCGAGAGGTTAAATAAGAGAAATAAATCATAATAAGGTTTTAGTAGTCAGTGCATTCTTTAATCGAAGATTAAAGAGAGGTTAATAGTGCTTAAAATAAATTATGATGCTGAGGGTGATATTCTTGAGATTAAATTCTCTGATGAAAAGGTTACAGATAGTGCCTATGCAGAAGAAAACGGTATTGTAGTTGATTATGATAAAACGGGTAAAATTCTGGGATTGGAAATACTTGCTTTTTCAAAACGGGCGCGTAACCCTGAAGAATTGACTTCCATTTCTGTCTGATTTGTACGATACAAAAGGGTGAAGTGAAAAATAAAAAGGATGAAGGATAAAAAAAGTAATGAAAAATCCGGACATTAAAATTCTACCTGAGGTTTTTAAACACTACCCTGATATTGCAGCCGTCTATTTGTTTGGCTCTACGGCAACTGGAAAACTCCATCAGGACAGCGATCTGGATTTAGCAATTGTTGAGAAAAACAAATCAATTTGGGATAAGAAATTAGATATTTTAGCTGACCTTGCCGGAGAAGGATTTGACAGGGTTGATTTGATCTTTCTGGGAAAAGCTGATATTGTTTTACAATATGAGGCAGTAAAGATGAATATAGTGATATACAAACGCAGCGATTTTGACCGGGGAGAACTGTATTCCCGAATTGTACGGGAATATCTCGATTTTTATCCTTATCTTGAAGTACAGCGAAAGGCTTACAAAGAAAGGGTTTTAAGTGGTTAAGGCTGAAGTAATCCTTAAGCGATTAAATAAATTAGACGAATATTTATATATCCTTGAGAGAATGAAAAGTTATTCATTTGAGAAACTCAGGAGCGAGCCTGAAATATATGGAAGCTGTGAGCGATTTCTCCACTTAGCTATTGAAGCCACACTTGATGTGGGGAATCACCTTATAGCAGATTTGAATTTGGGTGAGGTTAGCTGGTACCGGGATATTCCAAAACTAATGGAAAACAATGGATACATAAATGCAAAATTAAAAGAGCAATTGATTAGAATGATTGGATTTAGAAACTTGCTTGTCCATGATTATCTGGAAATTGACCGGAAGATTGTATATGAAGTATTACAAAATAATCTTGATGACATTGCAGCATTAAAGAAGGTTTTTGCTCAATTTTTATAGAAATATGATTGATGAATCAGTTGCGGCAGATATTTTCCCGCCAAGGATAAAAAGAAAGAATTGGTGTTTTATCCTTTAACCTTCTAATTAGTGGAAGAAAAGATTGTCCACGGATTACACGAATTAACACGAATAAAGAGGGGAAAAGTTTAGTAAGAAATAATTCGATAAAGTTTATCCGGTTGATGCGGGATTAATAGATCAATTTAAAAGTATAGAAAAGTATGATTTCAAAAAATATACATAAAATTCATTTAAAAGATTTATTCTGGGATTATCATTTTAATGAGAATGAACTGCAGGCTCTGCTGAACGGTGATGTTGATAAAGTCGGGCATCTTGATCGTTACGCTTTATACGCAAGAATTCTGACAAGCATGGGTTGGTATCAGGTAATTGATTTAATCCCAGATGAAAAAATAAAGGAAGCATTGTCAGATGAGGTAATAGATAAAATCCGGTTTAACGATTTAAGAGAAAAGTATTATTTTGCAAAAAGATTATTATTTAAATAAACTTTATCCTTTTCAGGATGAAGTTTTCAAAATAATTGCCGAAGAAAAAACAGGGTTTTATCTTACCGGCGGCACAGCTTTGGGACGTTTTTATCTGCAGCATCGTTTTTCCGATGATCTGGATTTTTTTCTTAATCATGCAGATGATTTTTCTCTTCAGGCAGATCGGATTATTGATGTGTTTAAACAAAAGAACATACAGTTTTATGTTGGAATCAAATCATCTGATTTTGTAAGAATCTCTATGCAAAAAAAAGGGGTAAATCTAAAGGTCGATTTTATTAATGATGTTGAGTTTCACTACGGAGAATTTAAAAAATTTAAATTATTCCCAAGAGTTGATAACTGGCGCAACATTCTTTCAAACAAACTAACAGCTCTGGATAGACGCGAACCCAAGGATATAGCAGACATTCTGTTTATATGCAGAAATTATTCTTTTCATTGGAAAGATATATTCAAAGAGAGCCTTAACAAAGTTGTTTATCTTGATGCTCTGGATGTAAGTAAAATTCTGGCGGAATTTCCAATAGAATATTTATTAGATATTATATGGCAAAATGAGCCGGATACTGATGATGCTGCGGAAGATATTCTGCAGATAGCAAAAGATATATTGCGTAAGGAGCGTAATTCGATTCAAAAGAATTAGTTAAGAATTTTTCCACAATCCACGAATCCGTCAAAGGCCGGGCACGTCCGTCAAAGGCCGGACACGTCCGTCAAAGGCCGGACACGTCCGTTCAAAGGCCGGACACGTCCGTCAAAGGCCGGGCACGTCCGTCAAAGGCCGGACACGTCCGTCAAAGGCCGGACACGTCCGTCAAAGGCCGGACACGTCCGTCAAAGGC
It encodes:
- a CDS encoding DUF2283 domain-containing protein; translation: MKISYDSSVDALYIRLIDEPEECEVIKINDQVSINIGEHEKVVGIEILDASDFLKDFKNKKIILENLEAA
- a CDS encoding DUF2283 domain-containing protein yields the protein MLKINYDAEGDILEIKFSDEKVTDSAYAEENGIVVDYDKTGKILGLEILAFSKRARNPEELTSISV
- a CDS encoding nucleotidyltransferase domain-containing protein; translation: MKNPDIKILPEVFKHYPDIAAVYLFGSTATGKLHQDSDLDLAIVEKNKSIWDKKLDILADLAGEGFDRVDLIFLGKADIVLQYEAVKMNIVIYKRSDFDRGELYSRIVREYLDFYPYLEVQRKAYKERVLSG
- a CDS encoding DUF86 domain-containing protein; this encodes MVKAEVILKRLNKLDEYLYILERMKSYSFEKLRSEPEIYGSCERFLHLAIEATLDVGNHLIADLNLGEVSWYRDIPKLMENNGYINAKLKEQLIRMIGFRNLLVHDYLEIDRKIVYEVLQNNLDDIAALKKVFAQFL
- a CDS encoding nucleotidyl transferase AbiEii/AbiGii toxin family protein — encoded protein: MQKDYYLNKLYPFQDEVFKIIAEEKTGFYLTGGTALGRFYLQHRFSDDLDFFLNHADDFSLQADRIIDVFKQKNIQFYVGIKSSDFVRISMQKKGVNLKVDFINDVEFHYGEFKKFKLFPRVDNWRNILSNKLTALDRREPKDIADILFICRNYSFHWKDIFKESLNKVVYLDALDVSKILAEFPIEYLLDIIWQNEPDTDDAAEDILQIAKDILRKERNSIQKN